In Clostridia bacterium, the genomic window ACTTACAGCATATCAATTGGATAAGCAAATTACTTTGGAAAAGAATGAAAATTGGTATGGTTATACAGATGGTAAACATGAGGGTCAATTCCAAACAACTAAAATCAGCTGTCAGATAATAAAAGAACATACTACAGCATTACAGCTTTTTGTTCAAGGTAAGCTTGATACAGTTTCATTGACATCTACTGATATGTCCAAATATCGTTATAGTGATTACTTGTTGAAAACAGATACAACATATACTCAAAGATTTGTATTTAATACTGATAGAGCAAAATTAACAAACATTCAAAATGATGCTACAACTCACGGCGTTGGAAACAGATTAATTTTGTTGTATGATGATTTCCGCAAAGCTTTTTCATTAGCAATTGATAGAGCAAAATTTGCACAGGATGTTACAGCTGGATATAAGCCGTCATATTCATTGTTGAATTCAATGTACTACTATGATATGGAAAATAACATTAATTCAAGATATCGTGATACTGATCAAGCTAAGAAAGTTGTAACTGATTTGTACGGAATTGAATACGGATCTGATAAAACATACAAGACTCTTGATGAAGCTTATGAAGCTGTTACCGGTTATGATTTGGAAGAAGCAAAGAAATTGTTCCAACAAGCCTTTAATGCGGCTAAGGCGGCTGGTGATATAGAAGACGGTGACACTGTTAGAATTAATATTTATGCTGGAAAAACTATCACTGCAGAATTGACAGCTCAAATGAACTTCATCCAAGATGCACTTAATGCCGCTACCAAGGGTACAAGTTTAGATGGAAAGATTGTTATCGAATATAAAGCCCATGAAGATAGATATGGTGCTATAGGAGAAGGTAAAGTTGAAGCTATGTATGGTGCTTGGGGCGGAGCTTATCTCTATCCTTATCAATACATAGGTTGCTATACTGATCCTGCTTATGCTGATCCTATTAATGAATATGGTTTTGATCCTACAAAAGAAAAATTTACAATCACTTATGATTTTGATGGTGATGGTGAAGTTGAGACTATAGAAAAGACATATTATGATTGGCAAAAATCAGTAGTATCTGACGGTACGAAAACTGGAGAATATTATTTTGCTAGCGCAGATGTTAAGCTTACAATTTTGGCTGCTCTAGAATATAATCTGCTTAACGGTTATCACATGGTGCCGGTAGCAAGTGCAACTGAAATTTCTATGTATTCTCAAAAAGTTAATTACGCTACTACAACTTATGTAGTATTGGCAGAATACGGTGGAATTAGATTCTTAACTTATAATTATACTGATGCTGAATGGGCTGCTTATGTAAAAGCTGAAGGTGGACAATTAAGTTACGAATAAAAAATAAGTAATAAAATTAAAAATTGAAAACTACGGAAGCATTTTGCTTCCGTAGATTTTCAAGTTTTTATGTTTATAAATACTTATAAAAATATATTATTTTTTTATATGTTTTTATAAATATAAAAAGAGTTTTAGGAGTGACAATGTTAAAATATATTTTAAAAAGAATAGGCTTAATGTTTTTGACTTTCTTTATAATTATGACGATATGCTTTGTTCTTATTAAGATGATTGAACCAGAACCTATCTTAAACGGGCCTAAAGCAGCGATTGAAGCAGCGCGTCGTGCTGCAATGGGCTATGACAAACCAATTTTGGTTCAATATGTTATATATTTGAAAAATATTATAACCAAATGGGATTGGGGAACATCATTTCAAATACAGTATCTTACAAGTGTAAACGATGTAATATTTGACAGATTATTACCTACTGTTTTGGTTAATCTTTTTTCCTTAATTTTTTCTATACCTTTAGGAATAGCTTTAGGAATTTTTGCGGCATTAAAAAAGAACAAATGGCAAGATCATTTGATTTCTACTTTGGTTATGGTATTTATTTCTGTGCCGTCTTATGTATATGCCTTTGTTGTTCAATACTTTCTTGGCTTTAAGCTTGGATGGTTTCCTATCCAAATGGCATCGTTATCTGAAGCAGGCAATAGTTGGTTTTCATGGACAATGTTTCACTCAATGATTTTGCCTATACTTGCTCTTTCTTTTGGTACAATTGCTAGTTTGGCACGTTTTACAAGAGCAGAATTAACAGAAATTTTAACCAGTGAATTTATGTTGCTTGCAAGAGCAAAGGGATTGTCGAGAGGACAGGCAACGTTAAGGCACGCCTTAAAAAATGCGATGGTGCCTATTTTGCCTATGATTATATCAATGTTCATTGGTATTTTGGGCGGTTCACTGATTATTGAGCAAATATTTTCTATACCTGGTATAGGAAGCTTGTATATAGATTCAATTAATAAACTAGATTATAATGTGTTTATGGCTGTAAGCATGTTTTATACTATTATTGGGCTTGCATCTGGAATAGTGATAGATTTAAGTTATGGATTTATCGACCCCAGAATTAGAATGGGAGGAAAGAAATAATGAGTAATATACAAAATATACCCAAAGAGCAATTCGAATTTGCACAAATAGATGAAAAATTGCATGATAAAAAATTTGATACAAAGCCTATTGGCTATTTCAAAGATGCTTTTAATCGATTTAGAAAGAACAAAGCCTCTATAGTTGCAGCTTTCATTATATTGTTTATTGTGTTATTTTCAATTTTTGTTCCTATGTTTTCAAAATATGATATGGCATATGCTGATGCTGTTTATAAAAATATGCTTCCAAAAAATGATTTCTTATCTAATTTTGGAATATTTACAGGAACTTATGAAAAGAAGTTAAGTAATAAAGGTTATGAAAACTTATATGCTATAGGAGTTGGCGCAGAAGATATCAATGGTGATAATATTGATATGACTAAAGGTGCTTTTACCAAGTATAGTGCTGTTCAAGGCAAAGCTGAAACATATAAAAAACAAGGTCAAACATATAGAGATATAAAAATCGATTCATATCTTGAAGTGGGTTTTGTATATTTGAATTTAAATGAAGAAACTTATAATAAAATCCTTGAATATCAGCAAAAAACTGGTCTTCAGATTTTATATCCTATGGTAGATCAAAAGTTAACCTTTGATACATCTAATGCTAACTGGTGGTATTTAACTGATGAAAGAGGTTATGCTATTTTTGATCAAGAAGGAAAATATCAAGATATATATGTTAGGGATGAAAGTGGTAATGTAAAATATTTTATTCAGCGTGATAAATCTACCTTACAAACTAGAGTTTTATATTACAACTATTATATATATAAATATGGTCATGAACCTAAATTTACTTTTGGTACTAACAA contains:
- a CDS encoding ABC transporter substrate-binding protein; translated protein: MKRVSKVISVLLMASLLLGVAACKDNKAKTKSYTYNTYLSASPSTWNNHVWQTNADSFIFSYTEIGFYDIVLNEAKTGYKFQDEMAVGDPKDVTAQYAGNTKYGVPSDATEGYAWELTLNPNAKWANGDPITAHDYVYSLQQAINPKMQNYRANSYTQGDGAIANAINYFKSESPIYIDVAKNVDGDTEYTDITGKSLYFSLLRTTYFFGRAAKDYYDAGYVTYFVDDNGTPDDDSDDVDLYLKWEDKHNPYGWVEITEENKEEVLSDLLTLASNFGDDNPEAWKEFCAYFDGYSDSYDFDNVGIIGDDSKDPYKLTLIMATPISLWNFKVQMTSLWLVYEPLYEAGKETQGDLTVTNYGTSVDTYMSYGPYKLTAYQLDKQITLEKNENWYGYTDGKHEGQFQTTKISCQIIKEHTTALQLFVQGKLDTVSLTSTDMSKYRYSDYLLKTDTTYTQRFVFNTDRAKLTNIQNDATTHGVGNRLILLYDDFRKAFSLAIDRAKFAQDVTAGYKPSYSLLNSMYYYDMENNINSRYRDTDQAKKVVTDLYGIEYGSDKTYKTLDEAYEAVTGYDLEEAKKLFQQAFNAAKAAGDIEDGDTVRINIYAGKTITAELTAQMNFIQDALNAATKGTSLDGKIVIEYKAHEDRYGAIGEGKVEAMYGAWGGAYLYPYQYIGCYTDPAYADPINEYGFDPTKEKFTITYDFDGDGEVETIEKTYYDWQKSVVSDGTKTGEYYFASADVKLTILAALEYNLLNGYHMVPVASATEISMYSQKVNYATTTYVVLAEYGGIRFLTYNYTDAEWAAYVKAEGGQLSYE
- a CDS encoding ABC transporter permease, with translation MLKYILKRIGLMFLTFFIIMTICFVLIKMIEPEPILNGPKAAIEAARRAAMGYDKPILVQYVIYLKNIITKWDWGTSFQIQYLTSVNDVIFDRLLPTVLVNLFSLIFSIPLGIALGIFAALKKNKWQDHLISTLVMVFISVPSYVYAFVVQYFLGFKLGWFPIQMASLSEAGNSWFSWTMFHSMILPILALSFGTIASLARFTRAELTEILTSEFMLLARAKGLSRGQATLRHALKNAMVPILPMIISMFIGILGGSLIIEQIFSIPGIGSLYIDSINKLDYNVFMAVSMFYTIIGLASGIVIDLSYGFIDPRIRMGGKK
- a CDS encoding ABC transporter permease, with the protein product MSNIQNIPKEQFEFAQIDEKLHDKKFDTKPIGYFKDAFNRFRKNKASIVAAFIILFIVLFSIFVPMFSKYDMAYADAVYKNMLPKNDFLSNFGIFTGTYEKKLSNKGYENLYAIGVGAEDINGDNIDMTKGAFTKYSAVQGKAETYKKQGQTYRDIKIDSYLEVGFVYLNLNEETYNKILEYQQKTGLQILYPMVDQKLTFDTSNANWWYLTDERGYAIFDQEGKYQDIYVRDESGNVKYFIQRDKSTLQTRVLYYNYYIYKYGHEPKFTFGTNNYGQDILIRLAYGARVSLLLAVGVSIINFIIGALYGAVEGYYGGALDLILERVSDVLNNVPFIIVATLFQLYLVSPNIVPPIVALLFAFVMTGWIGIAYRVRTQFYRFKGQEYVLAARTLGAKDSRIMFKHIFPNTLGTTITSTVLIIPSVIFSESMLSYLGIVNLNGRSITSIGSMLADGQGYLSTYPHVIFFPALVISLLMISFNLFGNGLRDAFNPSLRGAEE